A DNA window from Acropora palmata chromosome 12, jaAcrPala1.3, whole genome shotgun sequence contains the following coding sequences:
- the LOC141860810 gene encoding uncharacterized protein LOC141860810, whose product MINYVLGVQWNDDFRLKMIGERSSNQAHSVTKIASCYTLPYMEGFKVPYNLTIVDTHGFGDTRGIEHDKVLTEQIRRFFNTNGPAGIDHVDAICFMVQAGNPWLTETQTYVFGRILAMFGKDIKKNILVLFTFADSQKPHGHALSAMLEAGFLEDENNFFKFNNCALFVANSAEDDEDNFDRMFWKIGMASFEKFFQRLGEMEPQSLPHQADVKRKSLSGGSTQWRR is encoded by the coding sequence ATGATCAACTACGTCCTGGGAGTGCAGTGGAATGACGACTTTCGTCTCAAGATGATCGGCGAACGTTCTAGTAACCAAGCACACAGTGTAACCAAGATTGCATCTTGTTACACTCTACCGTATATGGAAGGATTCAAAGTACCTTACAACCTCACTATTGTAGACACACACGGGTTTGGAGATACAAGAGGAATTGAGCATGACAAAGTGTTGACCGAACAGATCCGTAGATTCTTCAACACAAATGGCCCAGCAGGAATTGATCATGTTGATGCCATCTGCTTTATGGTTCAGGCTGGCAATCCATGGCTTACCGAAACGCAAACGTATGTTTTTGGCAGAATCCTGGCTATGTTTGGAAAAGATATCAAGAAGAATATCTTGGTGCTCTTTACTTTTGCTGATAGTCAAAAGCCTCATGGTCACGCCCTGTCAGCAATGCTAGAGGCCGGATTCCTAGAGGATGAAAATAACTtcttcaagtttaacaacTGCGCCCTTTTTGTGGCTAACTCAGCTGAAGATGACGAAGACAACTTCGATAGAATGTTTTGGAAAATAGGAATGGCGAGTTTCgaaaagttctttcaaagATTGGGCGAGATGGAACCACAAAGTCTTCCTCACCAAGCAGACGTTAAACGAAAGAGTCTGTCTGGAGGTTCGACTCAGTGGAGAAGATAg
- the LOC141860349 gene encoding cytolytic toxin-alpha-like, whose product MSSQNDTIQALGSPFDLGMLYDRRSEKLVLGKTLWSPNHLSQAVNTIARPYTHSEVLAEDTIDDKVNALNIKASLKLSFLGGLVSVQGAAKYLDDRRESTKDSRVVLKYETTTELKQLTMEHLAQGKMQYPEVFDHDIATHVVVGILYGANAFLIFDQEVSEDESLRDVHGNMEVLVKALRTIRVDGDGTVDIKEDQRKKTEKMYCKMYGDFRTEESPTTYEEAVRIYKQLPLLIGDKGQNAVAVQVYLYPLSEINSKGQRMVREISASYISKTCEIQEHIQCIEAQCSNLMREDVCSLFPRVKKQLSLFKSNISRYKTFFQNKLLPLLPSIRGGGAEESTLGDIFEEKERSPFAQTCMDAWIEEKRKEIKKLQGMVSFLGNTPFVNPEDVENEAFDPRNEKIVCCTFTIGEENDHQILSMDGYLTGKVLPQLNREASTGIDDKNFNKRMRQTLKQFAELKAANENHKEVKFFATEKSLSDTFSENPGAFIYLYEDGALDNEDFKSSPKPEKLEAENVRDVSIELRWIDPHFSKNKIKRYKIQYKKDEDASLDWITEYSVCGNRAKQTATISGLDPATRYLFRVCAVRQIVVSQYSDTLSETTKPTSPPGKLPFEAATPDAIAIGFANPKTIGEGDKIEKYEVKLSANSQHMVQVLQCTEDAPLTCAIEGLQAGVRYEFRVTAMGCREGDRDSVQSDRTDPLQTTLPPKRIDTRRILIHCKLVQSPEDGTPAVYILPLTLAYQDSRCQLQKYVITLAEKETQMPGKCASVPEKVLMVIGSTGSGKITTVKDGAY is encoded by the coding sequence ATGTCCTCGCAGAACGATACAATTCAGGCTCTTGGTAGTCCATTTGACCTTGGTATGCTTTATGATCGTCGTTCAGAAAAACTGGTCCTTGGGAAAACATTGTGGTCTCCAAATCACCTGAGTCAGGCGGTTAACACGATAGCAAGACCATATACCCACTCAGAAGTCCTTGCCGAAGACACAATTGACGATAAAGTAAATGCTCTAAATATTAAAGCGAGCCTTAAACTGAGTTTCCTTGGAGGATTAGTCAGTGTACAAGGAGCGGCTAAATACTTAGATGATAGAAGGGAATCGACTAAGGATTCTCGCGTGGTGCTGAAGTACGAGACAACAACTGAGTTAAAACAGCTGACCATGGAACATCTGGCACAAGGAAAGATGCAGTATCCAGAGGTGTTTGACCACGATATTGCCACTCATGTAGTGGTTGGAATCCTGTATGGTGCAAACGCATTCTTGATCTTTGACCAGGAAGTTTCCGAAGATGAATCTTTGAGAGATGTACATGGTAATATGGAAGTACTGGTAAAGGCCCTGCGTACTATCCGTGTGGACGGAGACGGGACTGTCGATATAAAGGAAGACCAGAGgaagaaaacagagaaaatgtACTGCAAGATGTATGGAGATTTCAGAACAGAAGAAAGTCCAACTACTTACGAAGAAGCAGTAAGGATCTACAAACAGCTGCCATTATTGATTGGGGACAAGGGTCAAAATGCAGTTGCTGTCCAAGTATATTTGTATCCGCTAAGTGAAATCAATAGCAAGGGGCAACGAATGGTTAGAGAAATCAGTGCCAGTTACATAAGCAAGACATGTGAGATTCAAGAGCATATACAGTGTATCGAGGCTCAATGCAGCAATCTAATGAGAGAGGATGTTTGTTCATTGTTTCCTAGAGTGAAGAAGCAATTATCCCTTTTTAAAAGCAATATCTCCCGATACAAGACCTTTTTCCAGAATAAGTTGCTGCCTTTGCTTCCAAGCATTAGAGGAGGTGGAGCAGAAGAATCAACGCTCGGAGATATCTTTGAAGAAAAGGAGCGTTCTCCCTTCGCACAAACTTGCATGGATGCTTGGATcgaggaaaaaaggaaagagataAAGAAATTGCAAGGCATGGTGAGTTTCTTGGGAAACACTCCTTTCGTTAATCCTGAGGATGTAGAAAACGAGGCGTTCGACCCAAGAAATGAGAAGATTGTGTGCTGTACATTTACGATTGGCGAGGAAAACGATCATCAGATTCTGAGCATGGATGGGTACCTTACTGGAAAAGTTCTGCCGCAGTTGAATAGAGAGGCATCAACGGGTattgatgacaaaaatttcaataaaagaATGCGTCAAACACTGAAACAGTTCGCAGAACTCAAAGCTGCAAATGAAAACCACAAGGAAGTGAAATTTTTCGCTACGGAGAAAAGTCTTTCTGACACTTTCAGTGAAAACCCAGGAGCCTTCATCTATCTGTACGAGGATGGCGCTCTAGATAATGAAGATTTTAAGTCATCACCAAAGCCAGAGAAACTAGAAGCAGAGAACGTGCGAGATGTTTCTATCGAGCTTCGGTGGATTGATCCGCACTTTAGCaagaacaaaatcaaaagGTACAAAATTCAGTACAAAAAGGATGAAGATGCCAGCCTCGACTGGATCACTGAGTACTCAGTGTGTGGTAACAGAGCTAAGCAAACGGCTACCATATCTGGACTTGACCCCGCTACCAGGTACTTGTTCCGAGTATGCGCAGTGAGACAGATTGTGGTCAGCCAATACAGTGATACTTTGTCGGAAACTACCAAACCGACAAGTCCGCCTGGCAAGCTACCCTTTGAAGCCGCGACGCCTGACGCAATTGCTATTGGATTTGCGAATCCCAAAACTATTGGAGAGGGAGATAAGATTGAAAAATACGAGGTTAAATTGAGCGCCAATTCCCAACATATGGTGCAAGTCCTGCAGTGCACAGAAGATGCGCCTCTCACTTGCGCAATCGAAGGTCTTCAAGCAGGAGTACGTTACGAATTTAGAGTTACCGCGATGGGTTGCAGAGAAGGAGACAGAGACAGCGTGCAAAGTGACCGTACCGATCCATTGCAAACCACGCTACCTCCGAAAAGAATTGACACCCGCAGGATTCTTATCCATTGCAAACTTGTTCAGTCACCAGAAGATGGAACACCAGCAGTATACATTCTTCCTCTAACTCTCGCGTACCAAGACAGCCGCTGTCAACTGCAAAAGTATGTCATTACTCTTGCTGAAAAAGAGACGCAGATGCCTGGTAAATGTGCTTCCGTTCCTGAGAAAGTATTGATGGTTATTGGGTCAACGGGCTCTGGAAAGATAACCacagttaaggacggtgcctactaa